AGGGGCACGGCCGGTTCACTTCCGATGTTGCCGTTGAGATCGCACACGAGATGGCTCAGTTTGATCCAACGTGGTTCGAAGAGCCGTGTCCCCCAGACAGTATCGAAAGTCTCGGAACTGTCTCACGAAAGTCACCAGTCCCGATTGCAACCGGTGAACGACTGATGAGTAAGTATGAATTCAGTGCATTACTCGAAACCACCGAAATCGGGATCATTCAGCCAGACCTTGCCAACACTGGTGGCGTCACCGAAGGAAAGAAAATCGCTGCCATGGCTGAAGCAAAGCACGTGAATTTCGCTCCGCACAACCCACAAGGCCCTGTCGCAACCGCGATCTGCGCACACGTCTGTGCGAGCACTCCCAACTTCATGATTCAGGAAGTCTTTGAGGACTACGATGTCGACTGGAAGGGTGAACTGCTCCGTGATCCAATCACCATCGAAGACGGACGCCTGTCAGTTCCGGAAGGCCCCGGTCTCGGTGTCGAGCTGAATATAGCTGCGGTCGAAGAACACGAGTACACCGAAGACGCTGTCCACACGATCAACCTCTTCGAGAAAGGCTGGGAGTCTCGTTCGTTGGGTGGGGGCGACTGAACAGAGTGCTATCAGATCAGACTGACCAACGATCGGCTCGATAACAAGCGGCCATGTGGTTGCTTCAGTGGTTAATTGTCCTTTCATCGAACACAATTCATCGGTCGATTCCGACGACACCGGAACTACACACGATCTCTCGAATACTGCGGTTTTTCAACGGTATGGCCTATACCAACCATACTGCAAAATCAACCGTGGTCACGCAAGCCAGTAACGACGTGTTCATCTCCAATCTGGACAGGTTCACTCATGACTCCGAAGCTCATCGAGCCGTTGGATACGTATCTAAACGATTCAAAACTCACATCACCAAACTACGACTTCGATGGTCGCTTCGATATTTTCGCTCGCTCGCACGGGAAGTGGAACAGAACGATCTACGGATAGCTGTGGGATTGAGTATCATGACTCTCACGATCCGCGAGGATGCTCTCGAGAAACACGCCAAAGCGTCTCGGAAACAGCATAGCGAGGATATTCTGTCTCCTTTCTCCCAAGGCTACGAAAATCACGACCATTGTCAACGGACTCCACATCGAGGGAGTGCCGTACAGAGCAGTAGCGGCTATCGACGCTGCTGATCGAGCAGTGGGATAAGTCCATGCATCACATCTCAACTGTTATTTCCACGTCGGAATCTCCAATAGTGGAGTTCAGTTACTGATCACGTAGGTTCAAGTTCCCTCCCATCCAACACCAATCGGATGCCGACCCATACGCTACGGAAGCGACTCCAAGACGGAGAGACGTCAGTTGGAACGATTCAGGTCGTTGATTCGCCACAAGTTTCAGAAGCAATCGGCGTTGCCGGAATGGATTTTGTGATATTTGATCAGGAACACGGTCCGCTCACAGCGGAAACATCGTTAGCGATGGCTGCGGCCGCGCAGGTCGGTGGTGCTGAACCAATTGTTCGGGTTCGAACGAACGCCGAGCACGAGATTCAGCGTGCACTTGACATCGGATCAGCTGGTGTAATGATACCGCAGGTCGAGACACAAGCCGACGCGAAAGCCGCAGTCAACGCTGCTCGGTTCGCTCCACTCGGTGAGCGTGGACTCTCACAGTACGTTCGCGCTGGTGAGTACGCTGGCATGAATGAATACACGAAACGACAAAACGAAGAAACTACCCTCATCGTTCAAATTGAGGGTGAACGTGGCGTTGAGAACGTGCAAGAGATCGTCG
The nucleotide sequence above comes from Halocatena marina. Encoded proteins:
- a CDS encoding mandelate racemase/muconate lactonizing enzyme family protein translates to MPELEITGIESYIVANPWKPWVFVRVETNEGVHGLSEATTHGKPRTVVAAIEEMRDYFIGADPFDTERLFLEMYRDEWFSKNVINTTVISAIDVACWDIKGKVLDRPLYELLGGAVQGTELRAYANGWYKDAQEGPEAFAEAAERVVSDGYDALKFDPFGHAWERMQRSEFNRAIDTIRAVREAVGPDIDLLIEGHGRFTSDVAVEIAHEMAQFDPTWFEEPCPPDSIESLGTVSRKSPVPIATGERLMSKYEFSALLETTEIGIIQPDLANTGGVTEGKKIAAMAEAKHVNFAPHNPQGPVATAICAHVCASTPNFMIQEVFEDYDVDWKGELLRDPITIEDGRLSVPEGPGLGVELNIAAVEEHEYTEDAVHTINLFEKGWESRSLGGGD
- a CDS encoding HpcH/HpaI aldolase/citrate lyase family protein, with amino-acid sequence MPTHTLRKRLQDGETSVGTIQVVDSPQVSEAIGVAGMDFVIFDQEHGPLTAETSLAMAAAAQVGGAEPIVRVRTNAEHEIQRALDIGSAGVMIPQVETQADAKAAVNAARFAPLGERGLSQYVRAGEYAGMNEYTKRQNEETTLIVQIEGERGVENVQEIVAVEGIDVIFLGPYDISSSLGIPGQVHDSEVRELMAEVCDVAANSETIVGTFADDTEMAQQWIEAGAQFVAIGVAAAHLTWQLESVVDAIDR